In the genome of Onychostoma macrolepis isolate SWU-2019 chromosome 10, ASM1243209v1, whole genome shotgun sequence, the window cacagacttggACTCTAtttatgcaaattcattctctgccagcaggaggcactTTTAGAGTGTGGAGAAAtagtttccccggtaacgctgtacacaaagcagtgctccactcacaaacgctgctttattaGGCATTACATgcgagatgaaatgaaaatgacatccaaaattttctgaagacagtcggctttccttcagaaatacagtgatataaaaacacccgcaccgtgtttcgattttgaaacgtgcggTGCtcgtttattcaacgaagtcaaagCTTTTCGAAAAAATCTATTTGTaccggtcagttttgatattgtggcagaccgccacaaataaatcaatgtatgggaaacactgcagTCATATTTGAATTATCAAATTAACTTCTGGGTAGTTattagggctgtgcgatatgacAATATATATCGGAtggatgaaataaaaagtctgtCGTTTCATATCATGTTCTTTTGTTTACTTCGTGGTAtcgcaaaatacattgtttacggtaatactttttaatcatttggatgAGTGCGATCTTTACACGTCACCCACGGGGCGTGAAGGGGAGACAGAACCAGGTGGAGAACGACCAGAACAAAACGAGGAGCTCGTTCCTAAACGAGGGACTACATCTGTAGCATGGACACGcgtttttaagcactgcagttttaaaacaaccgattttaagccgttgaaacacaaacaacagagtTATATGAGTGTGCCGTCTCCGTTTCTATGTGAGAGGAgcacgcttttttttttttgccgctTTATTGACTTTGAACGATTACATGAACACACTTGTATGCGTCAGAATCCCCGTCttggcaagtatcctcataaagacagcgatttaggtcttaagagagaggaaacagctaaaagagaaaacgcatatgtaacagtatattggatccggactttggtcttaaaggggaagctgtcCAATATTCGTTCTGTATGCCATTCATATATAGCACATTGCTAGAAAATCTAacttgtaactttaataagaagaaataataaaaaataatatatatatatatatatatatatatatatatatatatatatatatatatatatatatatatatatatatatatatatatatatatatatatatatagaatctatacataatacacgtgttaattatatctatcatagatagatataattaacacagtgaagactaattaatttacacaatgtatgtagcgtttatttattgtagttttttttttctattgcttgcaattagtttcttatacttatttcatcactgcctgtttatttattttcaatgagcttgagttttttttttttttgtctatttttaggcttgtattagtttgatattgacattggtgacaaggattatgaaaGTTCTATGgtaaagattttaatatcataaaaacctttttaaaagaaaaaaacaaattctatatcgtgatatatattgttatagtgatataaaattagtcatattgtgatataagaatttggtcatatcgcccacccctagtagttatcattaaaggggtcatcggatgcccattttccacaagttgatatgattctttagggtcttaatgaaaagtctataacatactttatttaaaatttctcaatggtagtgtaaaacaacaccctttcaaaatcagctctgttttcagcaagctattttttagtccatgtcgctttaaatgctaatgagctctgctgaccccgcccctctcttccgtgggctgacgagcagactgtaaacttcagcgcgaaactggctaactagcacattattaggaaaggcgatttgcaaagattcataaaaaaacccttatactcacttctgttgacgaagctggatcacgaatgattcgcgcaaacataaACGCATTTCGGCAGATCGGGATCTGTGAATTCCCTTCAAAAATTAAAGTGACGTTAATTCTATgcatcttcagcggctcagatgtcgggagttaATGACGACTgcaatattcattattacatccaacaacaaaacgcctcaatcgcttaatcggagacatcgtATCTTCCCCTGCACACAGTCGACACAATGGtcggacagctctcagctcactcagggcgggtctaaggtaagacagcCTTGTCAAtaaactatcgtgggaggggcctgtacagaactacatcattctgacaggaatctcagaacagcctgatttgattttaaaataggaattaaaaaaaaaaaaaacactgggtggatttttatcattataggatggttGTTTACACAAACTTTTAACACACatttgttcaaacaacttgtaaagtgaattttgcatccgatgacccctttaaacaacttattttgttttcatacaGTTTGTTCTGCCTCATGTTAATGGAGAGGCTGGATGgagtatttttacatttaaaaactattttatcacaggtagtgtgttttttttaaactttgtcTTCCATTACAGttcttattaatatattaaattagcttttttaaatattctgatcatatttatttttaatttcagttttagtcattttaatacttaaatTTTGAGTTAGCTGCtaaggcaacatttttcattcacttaatttaagtttacacacacacacatttagttTCACACATACTAACTGGActatcatttaaatataatttaacaaaaGTGTAAACAACTCAAGTATACAACCTCTACTTTACACCACATGTAAATATGCATAGGCttataacattaatttaaaaatccgAGTTAAACCTGCTGTATTATAACTACTTATGATTAATCCACAGCTGAATCCCAGCTGAGTAAGCACATATAAACAAGAGCCAAAAACTGATCAGTTTCTTAAAAAGACCTGCTagttacaaagaaaaaaagtagcaatttaatattttaggcAATTGTGGTTGCAATTacacaaatgcatttatttttttgcttttttttttttttaaacaaaatataaaattttagaAACTGTATCAAAAGTTACCTTGTTAAACTACTTTGTAATTTTAGAAGAAGACCCTTCAAATATTATATGCACCAAAAATAGTAGTACATTTAAGACACGCATCCCTTTAAGAGAGataactaaaatgaaacagCTCTGGGCATGAGCATTTACACAAAACTTGTACATATGTGGATGAAATCAAGACATTCTGCACTCTCTTCATAATTGACCACTCTGTgtaaaaacatcaacaaatgcTTTTAGACAGGTCACACTCGGTAATAGTTGCTGGTGGAATTAAATGGGTTAAATAGCATTTTGCAAAAGCCAAAAAAAGAGGGACTAAATAACAAAACGCATGTTATAGCTCAGCATCCGAAACCATTCTGGGAGAACTTTCCAAACTACAATCACAACTCCACAAGCAACAGTAACGTACAGCTCAACGTGAGCAACGCTCACCGCGCTGTTATGCAACACGCCTGTAACTGAGAGGCATTTTTTAATGAAGGTTCAGAAGTTATCTAATTATAAACAACGAAACAAGTCTGAGACATTTTAAGGAGACCAAGAGCAGGAAACGCAGCAGTAACGTCTCAAATCTGCTCGCGCCTTGCTGCAGGCCTTCACTGCTCCACAACGAGCCCTTCAACTATCTGCTACAGTGCGGTTAACTCCAACGACATATGCGTGCGATTACCACTAAAATGTGATTATCAAAACCTGCACAAAGCACACTTCCcattaaaaagttgaaaatgaTTTAGCACGCACCTCTTCTGCGAGCCTGCTGGCCAGCTAGGCTAAACTAGCCATCCACTGTTTTCTCCAGAGTTGGATCTTCTTTAAAGAACTCACTCCTTTTGCACGTACGTGCTTTGCAGGAACCGATAGTTTGAGCCACTGGTATGTCTCTGTTTTCAACACCTTGTCATGTGTGAGTTCGATGCTGaattctttatatatttttccctGTATCTGCAACGGTCGCAATGAGTGTTTTTTTCTGTCTCGCTCGGTCGTcttgttgtttgtgttttacaAAAATGGCTGTTGGACATGAACCACATGAGAAAATCATCCAATGAACCGCGaagttcttcttcttcttcttgtttgTCGCCGGCTCGACCACTAAAATAGCGCATTACCGCCATCTACTGCATCTCGAACAACATAGTCAAATTCGAACGATATTCgttgtttttgctgttgttaataataataataataatgatgatgatgatgcatattattattattattattattattattgtagccTATGTAGTATCATTAATAGGCTACTgttataattatgtttttactgTGCTATTATTActttagatttttgtaattgtttttgttgtaagtctttattttattttctacatttgcaaaacacacacacacactatacacgtatatatcatatatatatatatatatatatatatatatatatatatatatatatatatatatgtatacacacacacacacatacatatatatatatatatatatatatatatatatatatagtgttggggagtaactagttacatgtaacggaattgtgtaatttaattacaaaataaatgtaattgtaattagttacagttactgagaaaaatgtgtaGCCTAATTAAATTATAGTTACTTCTGTAAATGTtaattacaaagggggttacatctgaattttttaaatatatatatagcctatatataggcctacacacAAGTATATGTACACACAATAAAGCTACaataaagaatgaatgaatgaaaatgttcaatttaataataaatattacaatttttaaaaaatgctaattatttaaaaaaaaacattttttcaatgtttttaattttttattggattttttttgaagtaatgataataaatgaaaatcttaagactttttttaatatttaagtttttttcttttctttctttttaatgctttaaaacaaaaacattaaaacaatagaAATATTTAGAGGAGCAAGTGGGAAAAGAAGAATAAGTAGTTTATATATTGAACAAAAGTCTTTTGTTGGGTTTAAATTTAAggtatcttgattttttttttttttatctctttttATATCCACTCAGTTGCAGGTGTGTCAGGTGAGCGGCGAGCAGTTATTTGACTATCACTGCAGTATGGAAAATGAGCACCCGGGACACCTAGGAGTTATTTCAAAGGAGATTTTGAAGGAGAGCTGTTTCATTTCAATCTAATGGATCACCGGACTGTTTTGCTGGCGTTTCTCTGCTTTCTGCTCGTCACTGTGCGCTCAGAAGTGCAGAAAGATTTCTCACCCGAATGCCGTGAGTTTATGTATATGGGCACTCCCCCACGGGGTCTGGAGAACCGATCACTTAAAAAGATCTGTCAGCGTTATAACGGCAAGCCTCGGTATGTCACTCTGTATGATGTGGTGGATCACATCCCGGTGTATTCTGCATACACTTTCAAGCGCTCCGACGGCTTCAAGAAGGTTGATGTTCCTTGGATGTTCGAGCCTCAGGTAACCAACTGTCGAGTTCTCATTTTCGCTCATAATGAGTAAAGCTGAAAGTATCAATAGCTTTGTAGACTTGatgcatacaaaaaaaaaatatatatatattttcaactcaacctgttgaaaaaaactgaaatcagcCTTAATTGGTCTTATCTTGTATCCCAGTTTGGTTTGTTGGCTAGTTTTAAACATACTTTTGGTGGGAAACCAGGCGCCAAATACTAACACCATCTGAGAGACCAGTTTAAACCAACTAAGACCAGCCAGCAAACCATCttaggctggtttaagctgTTTTTACCAGCAGGTTAAGATGATTTGCTGGTCTTATAACCAGTTTAAGACCATGAAAAGTGCAAAAAGAACACCTATACAACCAATAACATCAACAATCCTTAGGCTGGTTGTATATTATTTTCCATATGGTGCATATTTGATTGAAAATAGGCTACCTTAAaatcttgttgtttttttacataaatattctATACTCATTCAGCTCTCCACAGCATCAGACTCTGGTGAGATGCAACCATTTCCTCCCAATGATGTCCATGACAGTTTTTCAGACGCCCAGGCTGTCTTGGAAGACTACTCAAACATTGTTGACTTCGAACGAGGCCATTTGAACCCCGACGAGCACCAGGCTCACCCCGATGACAAGGCAGCCACGTATACCCTCACCAATGTGGTCCCACAGATCCGCGAGTTCAACGTGGGCCACTGGAAACAACACGAGCACATCATCCGCCGTCGACTCAACAACTACTGCCGCGGCAAGGCGTACATAGTCACGGGGGTCACCACGTCTGGTAGGATGATCCGTAGGTACAACACCGACCGAGTGGCCGTTCCAACCTACCTGTGGTCGTCCTACTGCTGCATCGATTACGATCACAATGCCCCGTTTGATGAGCGATCCAAATTCCCGGCCTTCGCAGCCTATGGGCTCAACGAGAAAGAAGGAGCAGAGGTCACAGAGATGTCTGTGCAGCAAATTGAAGATTTTTTGAAGAAGAACACCTTTGTGGACAAAAGGTTTCAGATTTTCTTTGGGAACTGTGAGCCTAATGATGCCATAATGGCAGGGCAGACTTAGGTGTCTTCATCCTGCTTCTCTTGACTTGTCGATACCTAAATtcataaacacattttcaaacatcATTCAACTGTCAGAATTGTGTTCTGTAGAATGAATACCATATGATCTTAAATAAAAGGCTCCAATTAGATTTTATAACTTAATGagacagaaaaataatttattctagATTCCACTGAAAACATTCTTTAGTTCTTTAGAAAACTATTTTTGCATCTACACTACCgctcaaaagtttagggtcagtaagatttttgaaagaagtgtgtTATtgtttaccaaggctgcatttatttgatgaaagtacagtaaaattgtgaaatagtattacaattttacaataactgttttcgattttaatatatttgaaaatatattcttttttttttttcctatgatcgcaaagctgaatttttatcagttgccttcagtgtcacataatcctttaaaaatcattctaatatgtttttTAGGAATCAAatgaaaaccattattttaaattggaaatcttttgcaacattataaatgatgtttctgtaatttttgatcaataatgcatccctgctgaataaaataattttattctaaacaaatacatacatacatacacaaagGACCTCACACTTTTGATTGGCAGTTTGAAGAACTACAAAGAACCACTGAATAACCTTCTAATCTAAGAAGATTTTGAGCATCAGACCCTGAATAATATTCCCTAAGATGCATTTTACTTAATTGTGTATGATTCAACatttgcaaaacacacacacacactatacacacatatatatatatatatatatatatacacacacacttctttttttttttttttcatttgaaggGTAAAAATCTGTATCCATTTCCTTAAGCCTTGACTAGTAGAATGAAGATCCAATTTCAgtttcagaaatattttatatcttcTAATTAAGAATATTTGTCCACGAGAGGACTGAAAAAGAGTGATGAAATGAGAGAGATTTAATGACTATAATCATCTGGGGCCTTAGGGGTTTTTATTAGGTCCATTAACTTCTTTATAAAACTGCAACAGCTAAATCATTTCTCACTTTGTAAGCATGTTTACTGCAATTTATCTGAATATTGTATCtcttctaaaataaaaattgaccaCTTAATCTTCTCTGTTTGCCTACAGTTTGTCATTTATCAATACAAAAACACGAAGACCATGAATAACATAAAAGCTCTAGGTATTCTggataaatattttcaaaataacataataaataaagctGGTATCAaacttgatcaatttaatatgtgCACTGTCTACTGATTCTTTTCAAAGTAAAAAGTTGcttttgtgtgtgcatgcaagATTAACAATGGTATGAATATGAGATAGCTCATGTAATATCAGATAGCCAAATAAAAGTGGCATAAAGAGGAGGTGAACGAAGCCCCATTCCTTCCTAAGCCCTTGTTCACACAGGACACAGACTCCATACAGACAGGCTTATCTCTGTATTCCTTTTTCTTTCATCACCTCTTCACACTCTATTGAGGACTGTTTGTTCTCTCGTGATGGGGAGTGTAGAATAGCctgatttacattttataagacAGCCATACAAGCCAGCCATAAAGATGATTAGCTCTACAGAAAAGAGGACCTGCATATAtatggagaaagagagagagagaatcattTGTTCTGGGAATATGTGATAAGGTTTCTGCACAGCATTTTCCTGAACCATCATGTCTCTCCCTCCTTTTACTGATTACTCCTTCCAAAGAAAGCTGCTGGTTAAAAGGAGAGGATAACTATTACTTGTGTGATTTACTCTGGAgtaaatgacacacacacacacacacacatactcagcTATATACACTCAAGTCTTGTTGGATGTTCCCGGTATACATTATCAGAAGTTCCCGGCTTTTTGGCATGTTCACACCTCAGGAACTAGGAACGTatttagttctaggaactacATTTAGGGAAACTAATTTAGCTCCtatacttcagagtagggtctaaagcAGTTCTGGAACTACCAGTGACGTACGTGTACACTGTCTGACCAAACGCATACAAAATACCGGCTACcctgcatttttaataattaaatattacgtTTTTTTTATGCTCTTTCAATCGCGCAAACTGTACATTTACATAACATACCCGTTATTATGAAACCCATGACACTTAACAAAAACAGCTCCGAACACGGCGTCCTCCATTCATCGGttgttaacatttgtaaatGCCATGGATAAAAACGTCGATGTCAGCCGCTTCAGAGTTCCTGCTGCAACCAGGAAAATGGCCCGAGGGAGAAATTGGTTCTCTATGAACCACCACGCTggctagttcctagaactatgCAGTGCGAAAGCACCTATTGATGCACTTTGGGAGCAAAGGCAAGCCAATCTGGTCTAATCACACAGAAGAGCTACTGTAGCTTAAATTGCTAAAAAACCTAATGTTGGCCATGATAGAAAGGTGTAGAACACAGTGCATCATTGTTTGCTATGTATCAGGTTTCATAGCTACAGACTAATTAAAGTGTCCATGATGACCCCTGTCTACCACTAAAAGCTGCAATGGCTAGTGAGAGTCAAAACTGAACCATGGAGCAAAAGAAGAAGGTTGCCTGGTTTGATGAATCACGTTTTCTTTTAGATCTGATGCATGGATGGGTGCATGTGCATCATTTACCTGGGGAATGCAGATGCACTATGGGAAGATGGCAGGCTGGCGGAGGCAGTGCTATGCTCTGGGCAACGTTCTGCTGAGAAACCTTGGGCCCTGGAATCGTGAGCTGGCATTACTTTGACACATACCATCTACCTAAAGATTGTTGCACACCACCCTTCATGGCAATGGTGTTCCCTGATGGGAGTGGCCTCTTTTAGCAGGATAATACACTTTGCCACActacaaaaaaaagttcaagAATGGTTTAAGAAACATGACAGAATGTTCAAGGTGTTGACTTGGCCTCCAATTTCCCCAGATCTCAACCCAACTGAACATCTGGACCAACAAATACGATCCACGGAGGCCCTACTTTGCAACTTGTAGGACTACAATGCTAGTGTGCTCTTGCTTCTTACAAAACCAAGTCCAGTCAATATGGCCCACCTTCAAGTCTCCATGACTTCTTGCCCCTTGTTCAATGTACGTCTCTGGATAATAAGACACCTCTCCTCAACTATTCATTTCCACAACACCAATAGTGCAGGTCAAGTTACAGATCAAAGCAAAgttcaaacaacaacaatatattgttttcctgCAGGTAGagaaaaagtttaaatgttgTATCCTAGATCCATGTAAAGCCACATTTGTACAAGTTCACCTGGAGGACACACTCTTCTCTTCTAGGCAAAGTGTCATCAGTTCTGTTTTGCTTATCTAATCAATGCTATTCAAAGGACCTAGCTTTGAAttcctctcactctctcattcTATCAAACAAGCACTCAAGTAAGACTGTCGAGAAGCTCCTTTGACTAAAATGCGTCCCTCCACCATCCTTCTGGCCCATGCCATCATAATATTGCTCTCTGAACAATGGGGAACTGCAACCGTAGTTGAAGACTTCAACCATATTGAGAGATGCAAGGACTCGCTGTATATGGGCACCCCACCACGAGGCTTCAGAGATAGCAGACTCAAGAAGATCTGCCAGCGCTACGCTGACAAACCCAGATATGTAACCCTGTACGACTCCAAAAACCGTATCCCAGTTTACTCTGCATACACCTTCAAAAAAACAG includes:
- the zgc:172339 gene encoding endonuclease domain-containing 1 protein, translated to MDHRTVLLAFLCFLLVTVRSEVQKDFSPECREFMYMGTPPRGLENRSLKKICQRYNGKPRYVTLYDVVDHIPVYSAYTFKRSDGFKKVDVPWMFEPQLSTASDSGEMQPFPPNDVHDSFSDAQAVLEDYSNIVDFERGHLNPDEHQAHPDDKAATYTLTNVVPQIREFNVGHWKQHEHIIRRRLNNYCRGKAYIVTGVTTSGRMIRRYNTDRVAVPTYLWSSYCCIDYDHNAPFDERSKFPAFAAYGLNEKEGAEVTEMSVQQIEDFLKKNTFVDKRFQIFFGNCEPNDAIMAGQT